CGGCGTGAACTGCAACTCGACGCCGAAGGGGCGGTACTGGACCGAGACCTGGCCTTCCGCGCCTTGGACGGGGAGGGGGAACTCGCCGCCCGCGAGGAACCGCGCCGGCTGGCCCGAGAGCGCCGTCAGGTTCGGCTCGGCCAGCGTGCGGACGAGACCGTTATTCTCCAGCGCCTGAAGCGTCAGGGCCACGTTGTAGTTGCCGCCGCCGAACGCGAAGGTCGCGGTGCCGACGGCCGTGCCGGTCAGGCCGGGCGTGGAGTTCGTCGTCAGGTTCGGGTTCGGCGCGGGGCCGTCATTGGCGTTGAACGTGAGGTTCGCGCCGAGCTCCTTGCTGATGGAGCGCGACATCTCGGCGAACCGGACCTTGAGCTGCACCTGCTGCACGCCGCCGACGACCATCAGGTTCAGCACGGCGTCGGGCGCGTAGCGGTTGGCGATCTCGAGGGCCTGGTCGAGCTTCTGCGACGAGGACACCGTGCCCGACAGGACGATCCCGTCATTGGCGGTGCGCACCTCGATATGCTCCGACGGCAGCAGCTGGCGCAGCCGCTCCTTGAATTCGGCGATGTCGGGGATGACCTGCACCTCGACATTGGTGATGAGGCGTCCGTCCGGCCCCAGAAGCGTCAGGGTGGTCCGGCCGGGCGCCTTGCCCAGCACGTAGACGGTGCGCTCCGACAGGGTCGCGATATCCGCGATCAGCGGGTTCGCGACCGACAGTTCCGCGAAGGGAACGTCGGATTCCAGCACGAGGGCGCGGTTCAGCGGCACCTGCAATGCCGTCTGCGCGCGACCCTGCGCGATCCGGAGGGTTTCGGCATAGGCATCGGCCACGGGGGTACCGGAAATCAGCACCCCGAGCATCGACGCCCGAAGGATGGTACGAAACTTCATTGTGACCTGCCTCTCTGATCACGCTGCTCTGTTGCGGATCTGACGTCCGCATCGCGTTCACCATGGCGAAAGCCCTTCAAAAAGCAATCCAGCATGTGATTCGCAGAAGGTCGGGCATGCGCGAGGGCCACACTTCGCCACCTTTCGGACATATTGACGAAACGGAAACGGGGGCCGCGATCCCGATCGGATCGCGGCCCCCGTGCCCCGTCATGCGGGTCGATCATTCGTCCGGGCAGGGGACGCGGATCATCACCACTTCGGCGCCCTTGCGGGTGCGGACGGTACAGATCTTGCCGGCCTCCTGGGTCTGCTGCGCCCCGAGGATGGCCTCGAGCGTCGCTTCGACGGGTGCGCTCTCGGTCTCGTCGCGGACACCGACCAGCGCGAGCGAGAGACGGCCCGTGGCCTGCGCCTGCGCCAGCTTGGCGACGACATCGGGCGCCACCTCGACGGTGATGTTGCGCGCGATCGTGGGGGCGTTGCGCTCCTCGTCGGTCTGCTGGTCGATCGCGATCAGCGGCAGGTTCGCGTGGATCAGCCGGGTGACGCCACCGCCCGCGCCTGAACCCGTCCAGTAGACATCGACACGGTCGCCGGGGCGCAGGAAGCCCGAGACACCGGAATTGACGTCCGTCTGGAGCGTGAAGGCGCGCATGCCGGGGGTCAGGCTGGCGGCGACGCCGCCCTCTTCGCCAGGCTTGGTCACCTTGACCGAGAGCAGCGGCTCGTCGCGCTCCATCACGCGCAGGACGGTGCGGAACTCCTCCTCGCCTTCGGGGAAGACCTCCTCGATCTTGGTGAAGGCGCCGATCGGCACGGCGTCGGCGGGCCAGGCTACCGGCCGCACATCGTTGCGGCGCAGCTGGTCGCCGTAGCGAAGCTGACGGCGCACCACCAGGACCTCGGTCGTGGTGATGATCTGCTGCTGGGTCGAGGCCAGCGCGTTCTGGTACTGGGCGAAGCGGCCCTGGGCGGTGTGAATGGCAAATCCTGCGAGGCCGAGACCGGCGAGCAGGACGAGACCGAAAATGAGACGCATGGGACGGGGTCCTCGTTGGAAAATCGAGCTGCTTTGCAGCGGTTCGTTTCCGGTTTGGCGTCGGATTGCGGCGAATCCGTGGAGGGGACGGGGAGTCTCGCGGACGGTTCGGTGGCCGGTTCCGAACAATTGAAAAGGCGCCCCGGACCGATCTGGTCCGGAGCGCCCTGTCTCGCCTGGGGAAAGGCGATTGAGACGATTACTTCGTCAGGTCGAGGCCGGTACCGGCGGCGCCGAAGCCCGCGCCGATCATGTCGGTCTTGAGCTGGGTCTCGATGTCGCCCGAGATGTCCTGGACGCCCTGCGAGACGACGCCCATGACGGCGAGGCCGAGGCCGACGAGGGCGGCGGTCAGGACGACCCAGTCGACGGTCACGGCGCCGGATTCGTCATTCTTGAAGGTGTTGATCGCGTTCAGCATTGGAGTGTTCCTTGAGGTTCGGTGGCTGGTCTTCACGGTTCGGATCGTCGGGCGGCATGCCCTTTCGATGCCACCGGTATCGCGGCGAATCCGGGCGGGAATGGGACGGGCGCGGGGTTTGTTTCGGATGATCGCATGGCAAGGCATGTATTTCGCGCAACAGATCAGCCCGATCCGGGGCATTGGCACGAAAAAGGCGCCCCGGACCGATCTGTGGTCCGGAGCGCCCTGTCTCGCCTGGGGAAAGGCGATTGAGACGATTACTTCGTCAGGTCGAGGCCGGTACCGGCGGCGCCGAAGCCCGCACCGATCATGTCGGTCTCGAGCTGGCCCTTGATGTCGCCCGAGATGTCCTGGACGCCCTGCGAGACGACGCCCATGACGGCGAGGCCGAGGCCGACGAGGGCGGCGGTCAGGACGACCCAGTCGACGGTCACGGCGCCGGATTCATCATTCTTGAAGGTGTTGATCGCGTTCAGCATTGGAGTGTTCCTTGAGCTTCGGTGGCAAGTCTTACGGTTCAGATCGTCGGGCGGCTTGCCCTTTCGATGCCACCGGTATCGCGGCGAATCCGGGCATGAATGGGACGGGCGCGGGGAAAAGACATGAAAGTTCTGCGTGGTTAATGCGCCGATTCCGCCCGTGACGGCCGTCTGTTGAACGAGTGAGGGCCGCGCCTGCCAGCACGGCCCTCTGTCCCTCGGTCCGTACCGATGGAGATGTGACACGACCCTCTTGATCCCCTTCCGCCTGCCAACGAAAGGGCGGGGACTGCTCGATTGTCACGTCTTGCCCGAGTGTCTCGGTGCCTTTTGTTGATCGGGCTGCGGAAGCGGTCTGCCGTCGCCGCCACAACCCGATGAAGCCGGTATGGGAGGGAAATGGGGCGGAAACGTGTCTTATTCGGATCGAATTGGGGACAATAGCGGCTTTACGGGGAATTGACCGTGCTCCGGCAACGATAGCGTGGCCGCAAAGCGTCTGGCCGGGGGTGCGATCCGACGAAAGACGGCCCCGGCACGACGAATGTCACACAGGGGCCACGCCCGCCTGCCCGACCCATGACAGATGGGGCGCCCGCGTGGCAAGATACCTCAAAACAAGAACCGAGCAGTTCATCATGATGAGATCCGTACCCCTCGCCCTTGCGGCGGCGCTGGCCTGTGCCGTGCCCGAAGCTCCGGCCTTGGCCGACTTCACGTTCAAGCGCGTGCGCCCGCCCGCGGCCGGCACGACGAAGTTCATCAACATCCAGATCGAGCCGCCTGCGCCGGAAGCCGCGCCGCGCCCGTCCCAGCCCGAGTTGCCCGAGGACATGGTCGCCCGCACCGCGCCGTCCGAGCCCGCGTCGCGCAATCGCGAGCAGGCGTGGTTCTGGTCCGCCGTCTCACCCGAGATTGGCGACGTGCCGGGCCGGTTCCGGACGGCGGCCCGGGTCGCCGCGCGTCCTCCGCAGGGCAGCGGCGTCGCGGCCCCGGCGCTGGCCCATCTGCGCGACATCGCCAAGCATCACGGCTCGGACATCCTGCGACATTCGGTCGGGACGCGGGTCTCGCCCGCGCTGGTCCTGGCGCTGATTTCGGTCGAGTCGGCAGGACGGACGGACGCGATGTCCCACAAGGGCGCGAGCGGTCTGATGCAGCTCATCCCGGCGACGGCGGAGCGGTTCGGCGTCTCCGACACCCGCGATCCCGAACAGAACATCCGCGGCGGCGTCGCCTATCTCGACTGGCTGATGAGGGAGTTCGGCGGCGATCCCGTTCTGGCGCTCGCGGGATACAATGCAGGCGAGGGCGCGGTGCGCCGCCACGAGGGCGTGCCGCCCTATGGCGAGACGCGCGCCTATGTGCCGAAGGTCATGGCGGCGTGGAACGTGGCGCGGACGATGTGCACGACCCCGCCCGAGCTGCCCGGCGACGGCTGCGTCTTCGATGCGACGCTGATGGGCGGCTAGAAACGCCGCCTGAAGGACCTCACTCGATCACGTCGGCCCATTCGGGATGCTTGCGCGCCTGCGCCTTCACGAAAGGGCAGAGCGCGATCACGCCCTTCCCTTCGGCCCGCATGTCCGCGACCATCCGTTCGGCCAAGGCGAGCCCCGCACCCGAGCCGCGCAGGCCGTCGGGCACGCCGGTGTGGTCGACGATGATCTTGCTGTCACCCAGCCGCGAATAGGTCATCTCGGCCTCGTGGCCATCTGACGTCAGGAGCCAGCGGCCGCCGCTCTCGCCATCCTCGCGGGTAATCTCGAATGCGGCCAAGGCGTCAGGCGACCAGCGTGGCTTCGGTCAGATCGCGCAGCTCGTCCTCGGTGACGCCGTCGGCCAGCTCCACCAGTTTCAATCCGCCCTCCACGACGTCGAGCACGCCGAGATTGGTGATGATCCGGTCCACGACCGCCTTGCCGGTCAGCGGAAGGGTGCAATCCTTAAGAAGCTTCGACTCGCCGTGTTTGTTGGCGTGATCCATCACGACGACCACGCGCCCGACGCCCGCCACGAGGTCCATGGCCCCGCCCATGCCCTTCACGAGCTTGCCGGGGATCATCCAGTTGGCGAGGTCGCCGTTCTCGGCCACTTCCATCGCGCCGAGGATCGCCATCGCGATCTTGCCGCCCCGGATCATGCCGAAGCTCTGCGCGCTGTCGAAATAGGCCGAGTGCGGCAGCTCGGTGATCGTCTGCTTGCCCGCGTTGATGAGGTCGGGATCTTCCTCGCCCTCGTAGGGGAAGGGGCCCATTCCGAGCATCCCGTTCTCGGATTGCAGCGTCACCTCGATCCCCTCGGGGATGTAGTTGGACACCAGCGTCGGAATCCCGATCCCGAGATTGACGTACCAGCCGTCCTGAAGTTCCTGCGCGGCGCGCGCGGCCATCTGGTTGCGGTCCCAGGGCATGGCTCTCTCCTAGAGTTCGACGATGTCGACGGGCACGTCGATCATCACCACGGTGCCGGCGGCGCCGCGGACGGGGGTCAGGGTCGCCTCCAGCCCGTCGAGCAGCGTCGCCATCAGGCGGCCCCCGACGGTCTCGGGGTTCGGGAACGGCTCGTTGGCGGGCAGGCCGACGCCGTCATCGCCGATCGTCAGCCGCAGGCCACCCGCCGCAAGCTTGGTCATCCGCAGCTCGACCACGCCCTCGTCGACCCGCTCGAAGGCGTGGCGGAACGCGTTAGAGAGCACTTCGGACATCAGGAGCGAGATCCGGACCGCCGCGTCGAGATTGACGTCGATCGGGTCGATATCCTGGACGTAGCGGATGCCCGGACGCCCCTCGTGATGGGCGATGGCCGCGGCGGCACGGCTGAGGAGCGAGCCGAGGTCGATGCCTGGATGGATGTCCTGCTGGCGGTCGGCCAACTGCATGCTCTCGTAGGCCAGTTGGAGGCATTCGAGCCGGCGGTTCATGTCCTCGGCGGCGCGGGTGTCGTAGCCCGAGACCTCCTGGCCCAGTTGCTTGAGGACCATGGCGAGATCGCCCTGCACCCGCTCGTGCAGCATCCGCAGTAGGCCGTGGGCTTGCTCCTCCTCGGCCTCGGAGGCGTAGATTTCCTTCTGGATGCCAAGAAAGAAGATCGGCTTTCCGTTGCTGTCGCTGATCGGCGCGATGATC
This portion of the uncultured Jannaschia sp. genome encodes:
- a CDS encoding type II and III secretion system protein family protein; this encodes MKFRTILRASMLGVLISGTPVADAYAETLRIAQGRAQTALQVPLNRALVLESDVPFAELSVANPLIADIATLSERTVYVLGKAPGRTTLTLLGPDGRLITNVEVQVIPDIAEFKERLRQLLPSEHIEVRTANDGIVLSGTVSSSQKLDQALEIANRYAPDAVLNLMVVGGVQQVQLKVRFAEMSRSISKELGANLTFNANDGPAPNPNLTTNSTPGLTGTAVGTATFAFGGGNYNVALTLQALENNGLVRTLAEPNLTALSGQPARFLAGGEFPLPVQGAEGQVSVQYRPFGVELQFTPTVVDDDIINLVMDASVSAIDTANNATIGGAVVPAFSQRQSSTTVELRDGQSFAIAGILQDEFRDGTSQVPWLGDVPILGALFRSSNYRRAQTELVIIVTANLVSPVSGDALALPTDRIRPPTENELFLYGRVSGGAPNGTRASTRGGEAAAQDFSGNYGYVME
- the cpaB gene encoding Flp pilus assembly protein CpaB; amino-acid sequence: MRLIFGLVLLAGLGLAGFAIHTAQGRFAQYQNALASTQQQIITTTEVLVVRRQLRYGDQLRRNDVRPVAWPADAVPIGAFTKIEEVFPEGEEEFRTVLRVMERDEPLLSVKVTKPGEEGGVAASLTPGMRAFTLQTDVNSGVSGFLRPGDRVDVYWTGSGAGGGVTRLIHANLPLIAIDQQTDEERNAPTIARNITVEVAPDVVAKLAQAQATGRLSLALVGVRDETESAPVEATLEAILGAQQTQEAGKICTVRTRKGAEVVMIRVPCPDE
- a CDS encoding pilus assembly protein, producing the protein MLNAINTFKNDESGAVTVDWVVLTAALVGLGLAVMGVVSQGVQDISGDIETQLKTDMIGAGFGAAGTGLDLTK
- a CDS encoding pilus assembly protein codes for the protein MLNAINTFKNDESGAVTVDWVVLTAALVGLGLAVMGVVSQGVQDISGDIKGQLETDMIGAGFGAAGTGLDLTK
- a CDS encoding lytic transglycosylase domain-containing protein; protein product: MMRSVPLALAAALACAVPEAPALADFTFKRVRPPAAGTTKFINIQIEPPAPEAAPRPSQPELPEDMVARTAPSEPASRNREQAWFWSAVSPEIGDVPGRFRTAARVAARPPQGSGVAAPALAHLRDIAKHHGSDILRHSVGTRVSPALVLALISVESAGRTDAMSHKGASGLMQLIPATAERFGVSDTRDPEQNIRGGVAYLDWLMREFGGDPVLALAGYNAGEGAVRRHEGVPPYGETRAYVPKVMAAWNVARTMCTTPPELPGDGCVFDATLMGG
- a CDS encoding GNAT family N-acetyltransferase; protein product: MAAFEITREDGESGGRWLLTSDGHEAEMTYSRLGDSKIIVDHTGVPDGLRGSGAGLALAERMVADMRAEGKGVIALCPFVKAQARKHPEWADVIE
- a CDS encoding CoA transferase subunit B, translating into MPWDRNQMAARAAQELQDGWYVNLGIGIPTLVSNYIPEGIEVTLQSENGMLGMGPFPYEGEEDPDLINAGKQTITELPHSAYFDSAQSFGMIRGGKIAMAILGAMEVAENGDLANWMIPGKLVKGMGGAMDLVAGVGRVVVVMDHANKHGESKLLKDCTLPLTGKAVVDRIITNLGVLDVVEGGLKLVELADGVTEDELRDLTEATLVA
- a CDS encoding PAS domain-containing protein; amino-acid sequence: MAPDREFPAHGTAQPEANRARASGASGSRKLAAVMEDSAALEGFSRVRVAVVLADARAEDHPIVYVNSAFERTTGYSRSAAIGRNCRFLQGEDTDKDAVDRIRHAVADGRDVTVDLLNYRADGSPFMNRLIIAPISDSNGKPIFFLGIQKEIYASEAEEEQAHGLLRMLHERVQGDLAMVLKQLGQEVSGYDTRAAEDMNRRLECLQLAYESMQLADRQQDIHPGIDLGSLLSRAAAAIAHHEGRPGIRYVQDIDPIDVNLDAAVRISLLMSEVLSNAFRHAFERVDEGVVELRMTKLAAGGLRLTIGDDGVGLPANEPFPNPETVGGRLMATLLDGLEATLTPVRGAAGTVVMIDVPVDIVEL